From one Paenibacillus terrae HPL-003 genomic stretch:
- a CDS encoding AAA domain-containing protein: MDEQKFLLILKDRDRTAEVLSFAIQGNKATVTFQNDSSKTYNYPLDQLHTIISQNPKVIDVSEQEVFVQEKPLKDVKQVILFDQKVKIWLTWGRPQIVDADQLTLHHRALTNANAVRILQYWTEISEHTQIDNGNGPESESQSFLSKQMVGLNAFIHPQSALSCYINQTALTRNTPQTDHMIFPFKFNLSQKQALIHALSSNISVIEGPPGTGKTQTILNIIANLTIMQNKTVAVVSGNNAAVQNVKDKLEKSGYGFFVASLGNAENQKAFFEHIPQYDKSEEWISEQSVPELMHRIKELDDQIHKLMELQNEQAQLKQQLAAYRLEQQHYEHYYENQDSEEIKPGLLYQVYRKFYRESPQSILSFLAHHHVAAAQGKLNSWLYKAKAAFKFGYTDFVSLREYQNDVLLNLQKEFYAAKIKYIERKIEHIQKEMDKATFDELLCEHELISTIVFKHQLHSKYHARENLNFEHRTYKRNYKEFVQHFPVVLSTTHSLRNCAPPNFLFDYVIIDESSQVDLLTGALALSCCKNAIIVGDTKQLPHIVDLKIKNKLSMNNVAHHFDYFQHNILSSMLSLYGEALPKVMLREHYRCHPQIIGFCNAQYYDDDLIPFTTYEENVEPLILFHTSKGNHMREVTRGEKLGKFNQRELDIVEEVLEHPFVTVKDKKEIGFATPYRKQVIKAGQVLSEEIESDTIHKYQGREKPLMILSTVLDQSAQGKKGIRFVDDPCKINVAVSRAQQQFVLVTGQNVFTKANSDVGNLIRYMEYSTLNENIIKSEIVSIFDLFYKEYSEVLIGLRDKKKISKHESENIANAFLQELLKMEEYRILNIQRQVYLKNFLSSTDLLDEGERKYIKNNASLDFVVYHKLDKRPQLVIEVDGFAYHENKPEQMERDRKKDRILAKYKVPFLRLKTEGSGEEQKVREMLDSVLGYK; this comes from the coding sequence ATGGATGAACAGAAGTTTTTACTGATATTAAAAGATAGGGATCGTACGGCAGAAGTTCTTTCATTCGCGATACAAGGGAATAAAGCGACTGTGACGTTCCAAAATGACTCTAGTAAAACCTATAACTATCCACTGGATCAATTGCATACGATAATAAGCCAAAATCCGAAAGTAATAGATGTATCCGAACAGGAAGTTTTTGTACAAGAAAAGCCTTTGAAAGATGTCAAGCAAGTCATTTTATTCGACCAAAAGGTGAAAATATGGCTTACATGGGGAAGACCACAGATTGTAGATGCCGATCAGCTTACATTGCACCATCGCGCCTTAACCAATGCTAATGCCGTCCGCATTCTTCAATATTGGACGGAAATATCAGAGCATACCCAGATAGATAATGGAAACGGTCCTGAATCCGAGTCTCAATCTTTTTTGAGTAAACAAATGGTAGGATTGAATGCTTTTATTCATCCACAAAGTGCTCTTAGTTGTTATATAAATCAAACTGCCTTAACTCGGAATACACCCCAGACAGATCATATGATTTTTCCTTTTAAATTTAATTTGAGTCAAAAGCAAGCCTTGATTCATGCACTCAGTAGCAATATTTCCGTGATTGAGGGGCCGCCTGGTACAGGTAAAACACAGACCATTCTCAACATTATTGCGAACCTGACGATCATGCAAAATAAGACAGTAGCAGTTGTTTCAGGAAACAATGCAGCGGTGCAAAACGTAAAGGATAAGTTGGAGAAGTCGGGGTATGGCTTTTTTGTTGCTTCGCTGGGCAATGCTGAAAATCAGAAAGCTTTTTTTGAGCATATTCCCCAATATGACAAGTCTGAAGAATGGATAAGCGAGCAATCCGTGCCCGAATTGATGCACCGGATCAAAGAACTGGATGATCAGATCCATAAGCTGATGGAGCTTCAAAATGAGCAGGCCCAATTAAAGCAGCAGTTAGCGGCCTACCGGTTGGAGCAGCAACATTATGAGCATTATTATGAGAATCAGGATTCCGAGGAAATTAAGCCAGGACTCTTATACCAAGTATATCGCAAGTTTTATCGGGAAAGTCCGCAAAGTATTCTTTCGTTTCTGGCTCATCATCATGTGGCTGCTGCACAAGGAAAGCTGAACAGTTGGCTGTATAAGGCCAAAGCTGCGTTCAAATTTGGCTATACCGATTTTGTGAGCTTACGTGAATATCAAAATGATGTTTTGTTGAATCTTCAAAAAGAATTTTATGCCGCTAAAATTAAGTACATCGAGCGAAAAATAGAGCATATTCAAAAGGAAATGGATAAAGCAACATTTGATGAATTGTTGTGTGAGCATGAGCTGATTTCGACGATTGTATTTAAGCATCAACTACACAGCAAATACCACGCAAGAGAAAACTTGAATTTTGAACACCGCACCTATAAAAGGAATTATAAGGAATTTGTTCAGCATTTTCCTGTGGTGTTGAGTACCACCCATTCCTTACGAAACTGTGCGCCACCAAACTTTTTATTTGATTATGTCATTATCGACGAGTCCTCACAGGTGGATCTACTGACAGGAGCTCTAGCTTTGTCATGCTGTAAAAATGCTATCATCGTAGGGGATACGAAGCAACTGCCGCATATCGTGGACTTAAAGATTAAGAACAAACTCAGTATGAACAATGTGGCTCATCATTTCGATTATTTCCAGCACAATATCCTGTCCTCCATGCTGTCGCTGTATGGTGAAGCTTTACCCAAAGTCATGCTGCGGGAGCATTATCGTTGCCATCCCCAAATTATTGGATTTTGTAACGCACAGTACTATGACGACGACCTGATTCCTTTTACCACATACGAAGAGAATGTCGAGCCACTTATTTTGTTTCATACTTCTAAAGGAAATCATATGCGTGAAGTGACGCGAGGGGAGAAGCTAGGGAAATTCAACCAGCGAGAGCTGGATATTGTGGAGGAAGTACTGGAGCACCCATTTGTAACGGTGAAAGATAAGAAAGAAATTGGTTTTGCTACACCCTACAGAAAGCAGGTCATCAAAGCAGGGCAAGTGTTATCTGAGGAAATTGAAAGTGACACTATCCACAAATATCAAGGACGTGAAAAACCACTCATGATCCTTTCCACCGTGCTTGACCAGAGTGCTCAAGGTAAAAAGGGAATTCGTTTTGTTGATGATCCTTGCAAAATTAACGTAGCCGTGTCCAGAGCGCAACAGCAATTCGTGCTAGTGACAGGGCAAAATGTTTTCACTAAAGCGAACAGCGATGTAGGCAACCTGATCCGATATATGGAGTACAGCACTTTGAACGAGAACATTATCAAAAGTGAAATCGTATCTATTTTTGATTTATTTTATAAAGAATATTCTGAGGTTTTAATTGGACTTCGCGATAAAAAAAAGATTTCCAAACATGAGTCCGAGAATATAGCAAATGCTTTTTTGCAGGAGTTATTGAAAATGGAAGAGTACCGTATTCTGAACATACAGAGACAGGTATACCTCAAAAATTTCCTGAGCTCGACAGACCTACTCGATGAGGGTGAGCGGAAATACATAAAAAACAACGCTTCGCTCGATTTTGTAGTGTACCACAAGCTGGACAAAAGGCCTCAATTGGTTATTGAAGTGGACGGGTTTGCCTACCATGAAAATAAGCCAGAGCAAATGGAGAGAGATCGCAAGAAAGACCGTATTTTGGCGAAATACAAGGTTCCTTTTTTGAGATTAAAAACAGAGGGGAGTGGGGAGGAACAAAAGGTTCGAGAGATGTTGGATAGCGTGTTGGGCTATAAATAG
- a CDS encoding ABC transporter substrate-binding protein, whose protein sequence is MVKKWIILTLSAVLALSLGGCSSDSSNNDAPADSKGTTGAKTKIIYWTPDRHDADFMKAKVDKFNQTNRDNIEVEMNVMGDNYPQAVDISFASKQAPDVLQINDFQTYYKKGYLAPINSYMSDEMKATFKDSLIENKNTIDGKIFTLPNTGQIWRLIYNKDIFKKAGIATPPKTLAEMVVAAKKITEVGKSEGIYGFASPFKSGNGFWRAANTIAGVSNNTGIDGYNYKTGQFDFGMYKDIALALRQMKEDGSMLPGVENLDIDPLRAQFAQGKIGMYINHSAEPGVYKDQFPTTENWGAVPVPSIDGTIKGASQIIGGSYIGISADSAHKEAAWKFLEYVYSKELQSEYYEKGYGISLIPAVLNSGKKPSIPGIEGFLPKRVDAIYPANPSIITESSLEGMKWAEAFNVFVFTGGDVDAIIKDLDTRYNTSLEKLRAAGTTNIVADPNFDAAKLQGKLSTEE, encoded by the coding sequence ATGGTTAAGAAGTGGATTATCCTAACACTGAGCGCAGTCCTGGCCTTGAGCCTGGGCGGCTGTTCATCGGACAGCAGCAATAATGACGCTCCGGCCGATTCCAAAGGAACTACAGGAGCGAAAACCAAAATCATTTACTGGACGCCCGACCGCCATGATGCCGATTTCATGAAAGCAAAGGTTGACAAGTTTAACCAGACGAACCGTGATAATATTGAAGTGGAAATGAACGTGATGGGAGACAATTATCCGCAGGCGGTGGACATCTCGTTTGCGAGCAAGCAGGCTCCGGATGTACTGCAAATCAATGATTTTCAGACCTATTACAAGAAAGGCTATCTGGCCCCAATCAACTCCTATATGAGCGACGAGATGAAGGCGACCTTCAAAGACAGCCTGATCGAGAATAAGAACACCATCGACGGCAAGATCTTTACCTTGCCGAACACCGGGCAAATCTGGAGACTGATTTATAATAAAGATATCTTTAAGAAAGCCGGCATCGCGACTCCTCCCAAAACACTTGCCGAAATGGTGGTTGCGGCCAAAAAGATTACAGAGGTCGGCAAAAGCGAAGGCATTTACGGTTTTGCCAGTCCGTTCAAGAGCGGAAACGGCTTCTGGCGGGCGGCGAATACGATTGCCGGCGTCAGCAACAATACAGGCATCGACGGTTACAATTACAAAACAGGCCAGTTTGATTTTGGTATGTACAAGGATATTGCTTTGGCGCTGCGGCAAATGAAAGAAGACGGCAGTATGCTGCCGGGAGTGGAGAATCTGGATATCGATCCGCTGCGCGCGCAATTTGCCCAAGGTAAAATCGGGATGTACATTAACCACTCGGCTGAACCCGGAGTGTACAAGGACCAGTTCCCAACCACCGAGAACTGGGGCGCGGTTCCCGTGCCGTCTATCGATGGAACCATTAAAGGCGCATCGCAAATTATTGGTGGCTCCTACATTGGTATCAGCGCCGATTCCGCCCATAAGGAAGCGGCCTGGAAGTTCCTAGAGTACGTGTACAGCAAGGAATTGCAAAGCGAATACTATGAAAAGGGCTATGGAATCTCTTTAATTCCAGCCGTGTTGAACTCAGGCAAGAAGCCGAGTATTCCGGGCATTGAAGGATTCCTGCCAAAACGGGTTGACGCCATTTATCCGGCTAATCCAAGTATAATTACGGAGAGCTCTTTGGAAGGCATGAAATGGGCAGAAGCCTTTAACGTATTTGTATTCACCGGTGGTGATGTGGATGCCATAATCAAGGATTTGGATACTAGATATAACACATCTCTGGAAAAATTAAGAGCAGCCGGTACTACCAATATTGTCGCTGATCCCAATTTTGACGCCGCCAAGCTACAGGGCAAATTGTCCACAGAAGAATAA
- a CDS encoding helix-turn-helix domain-containing protein encodes MDHLTMCVMDDIQAVVKGISATIPWSDHNIEVVGTAGDGEHGWTLLLDENPDIVISDIRMPKLNGLELMRRASGQCLRAKFIFISGYSDFSYAQEAIKLGASDYLLKPFTPPEILEAVLKVKKVIESERAKSEQLKQLEQKMDASHLQLRQDYLTRLLHQETGDRLSDSRWSELNIDLDAGKLMVMAIEMDCYTEYGYTLLLDDSEIIPFAIKNILDETLNLHTRGVVLHESKQRLAAIFNPPDGMETSELLELCRGNVEKFSKKTVSIGLGTMARGPREIHAAFVHAAKALAYRFYSEGNCVFRYTELAQEDFAAPDYPVEKEKELLYALRCGNKTSCHLMIDDIFHQWTLSHKFPEPLAMIRLLSGLAFAMYRAFCDEITEEERIQLEADLTALEENRSLTFGGWKSYINHFSSKGCEFVEKKRLRDVTQAIHRAREHIRLHLQENLTLHNCARAVHLSPSYFANAFKKETGMTLIQYITKMRMERAKELLIAGVQVQEISQMLGYEDRPYFSGLFKKYCGMTPTSFRQMYLK; translated from the coding sequence ATGGATCACTTGACGATGTGTGTTATGGATGATATTCAAGCCGTTGTAAAAGGGATATCTGCGACCATTCCATGGTCGGATCACAATATTGAGGTAGTGGGCACCGCGGGCGATGGTGAGCATGGTTGGACTCTACTGCTGGATGAAAATCCAGATATTGTAATCAGTGATATCCGGATGCCGAAGCTCAACGGTCTAGAACTGATGAGGCGCGCTTCTGGCCAATGTTTACGCGCCAAATTTATTTTTATCAGCGGTTATTCCGATTTCAGCTATGCGCAGGAAGCGATTAAGCTTGGCGCTTCCGATTATTTGCTAAAACCGTTCACTCCGCCAGAAATTCTGGAAGCGGTGCTGAAAGTGAAAAAGGTAATCGAGTCCGAACGAGCCAAGTCGGAGCAGCTTAAACAGCTGGAGCAAAAAATGGACGCCAGCCATTTGCAGCTCCGCCAGGATTATTTGACCCGTCTGCTTCACCAGGAAACAGGTGACCGCCTAAGCGATAGCCGTTGGAGCGAACTCAATATTGATTTGGATGCTGGTAAACTAATGGTCATGGCCATCGAAATGGACTGCTATACCGAATATGGCTACACTCTGCTTCTTGACGACAGCGAAATCATTCCCTTCGCGATCAAAAATATTTTGGACGAGACGCTGAACTTGCATACCCGGGGTGTTGTGCTGCATGAGAGTAAGCAGCGGCTAGCAGCCATCTTTAATCCGCCAGATGGGATGGAGACTTCAGAGTTGCTGGAACTCTGCCGGGGAAATGTGGAGAAATTCAGCAAAAAAACCGTTTCGATTGGCCTGGGCACGATGGCCCGGGGACCGAGAGAAATCCATGCAGCGTTTGTGCATGCCGCCAAAGCGCTGGCTTATCGTTTTTACAGCGAGGGCAATTGTGTATTCCGGTATACGGAACTGGCGCAGGAGGATTTTGCAGCTCCGGACTACCCTGTGGAGAAGGAAAAGGAATTGCTGTATGCGCTGAGATGCGGTAATAAAACGAGCTGTCACCTGATGATTGACGACATTTTCCACCAATGGACATTGTCCCACAAATTTCCGGAGCCACTGGCTATGATCCGCTTATTGTCAGGGCTCGCTTTCGCCATGTACCGGGCGTTTTGTGATGAGATCACCGAGGAAGAACGCATCCAGCTGGAGGCTGACTTAACAGCGCTGGAGGAGAACCGTTCGTTGACCTTCGGCGGCTGGAAGAGCTACATCAATCATTTCAGCAGTAAGGGCTGTGAATTTGTGGAGAAGAAGCGGCTCAGGGATGTTACGCAAGCGATCCATCGGGCCAGGGAACACATCCGCCTGCATCTCCAGGAGAATCTAACGCTTCACAATTGCGCTCGGGCGGTTCATTTAAGCCCAAGTTATTTTGCAAACGCCTTCAAGAAGGAGACAGGCATGACCCTGATCCAATATATTACCAAGATGAGAATGGAAAGAGCAAAGGAACTGCTGATTGCAGGAGTACAGGTGCAGGAAATTTCACAGATGCTCGGATATGAGGACCGTCCGTATTTCAGCGGTCTGTTTAAAAAGTATTGTGGCATGACGCCCACCAGTTTCAGGCAGATGTATTTGAAATGA
- a CDS encoding sensor histidine kinase produces the protein MRLSFYKLSLKKRIQLLFIFLAILCISVTGICSYLFAARSIERNALELKQGILKKSVQVMDEHLRHIVVSSYSFMLNETFNQVMKDVRSNNAVNYYQNLSLLQTSFAQLKLVEPLIDTAYLNTPIGDFFSTKDFPDQTKRFSEEYGTYTKQIGWNTLWIGTHRNELFQWKGNVLSLLLKPTVLDNHYIPNVYMVVSMREQAMRAILEQDLMNNQVQLFLLQKDGTMVIQPEARQYDFNTERKFIDHFSRGGEGDFNYTNAKGEELLVNYNTLSMNEDWVMVSIQSKADLLYPLKKIRWLIILIMLFCIVLALILSNLLASALLKPLHKLKSLMAEVEYNDLNVRFNSRYEDEVSTVGHTFNRMLDQIQLLIQEVRTSEQDKRKSEVKALQAQVDPHFLYNTLNTIFWKSESGEKKDVSEMIVSLSLLFRLGLNNGNDITTLKQEIKHVEQYLQLQRKCYEDLFTYSIHVENLSYLSIPMLKILLQPLVENSILHGFRDKAVLGNIFIKVYRQGEFLLLQVTDNGCGMDAGQMEKAVYGHDADRKGYALSNLRSRLSLHYGESASINFRSIPDIETTVTITIPFM, from the coding sequence ATGAGACTCAGTTTCTACAAGCTTTCTCTGAAAAAGAGAATTCAACTGCTATTTATTTTCCTGGCCATATTGTGCATCAGCGTGACGGGGATCTGCTCTTATCTCTTTGCCGCTCGAAGCATCGAGCGCAATGCCTTGGAGCTTAAACAGGGAATTTTAAAAAAATCAGTGCAGGTGATGGATGAACATCTCAGGCATATTGTAGTTTCGTCTTATTCCTTTATGCTTAATGAAACGTTCAATCAGGTGATGAAGGATGTGCGCAGCAATAATGCCGTCAACTATTATCAGAATCTGTCCTTGCTGCAAACTTCGTTTGCCCAATTGAAGCTGGTGGAGCCGCTGATTGATACAGCTTATCTGAACACGCCAATCGGCGATTTCTTCTCCACCAAAGATTTCCCCGACCAGACAAAGCGCTTTTCGGAGGAATATGGAACCTATACAAAGCAGATAGGCTGGAATACCCTGTGGATCGGGACCCATCGCAACGAGCTGTTTCAGTGGAAAGGCAATGTGCTGTCGTTGCTGCTAAAGCCGACTGTGCTGGACAATCATTATATTCCGAATGTATACATGGTTGTGAGCATGAGAGAGCAAGCTATGCGGGCAATTCTGGAGCAGGATCTGATGAATAATCAGGTTCAGCTTTTTTTGCTACAAAAGGATGGAACGATGGTGATCCAGCCCGAAGCCAGGCAGTATGATTTTAATACAGAACGGAAGTTTATCGACCATTTCAGCAGGGGAGGAGAAGGGGATTTCAATTATACGAATGCCAAGGGAGAGGAATTGCTGGTCAATTACAACACACTGTCCATGAATGAGGATTGGGTGATGGTCAGCATCCAGTCCAAGGCCGACCTGCTGTATCCGTTGAAGAAGATCCGCTGGCTGATCATTTTGATTATGCTGTTCTGTATTGTGCTCGCGCTTATCTTGTCCAATCTGCTGGCCTCCGCTTTATTGAAACCGCTTCATAAATTGAAAAGCTTGATGGCCGAGGTGGAATACAATGATTTGAATGTGCGGTTTAACAGCAGGTATGAGGATGAGGTGAGCACTGTTGGCCATACATTTAACCGGATGCTGGATCAGATTCAGTTGCTGATTCAGGAGGTGCGGACTTCGGAGCAGGACAAGCGCAAATCCGAGGTCAAGGCGCTTCAGGCGCAGGTGGACCCTCATTTTTTGTATAACACGTTGAACACTATTTTTTGGAAAAGCGAAAGCGGCGAGAAAAAAGATGTCAGTGAGATGATTGTCTCCTTGTCGCTATTGTTCCGGTTAGGACTGAACAACGGGAACGATATCACTACCTTGAAACAGGAAATCAAGCATGTCGAGCAATATTTGCAATTGCAGCGAAAATGCTATGAGGACCTATTTACGTATTCGATCCATGTTGAAAATCTATCATATCTTTCCATTCCAATGTTGAAAATACTACTTCAGCCACTGGTGGAGAACTCCATTCTGCATGGGTTTCGAGACAAGGCTGTCCTTGGAAATATCTTCATCAAAGTGTACCGCCAGGGCGAGTTCCTGCTGCTACAAGTGACCGACAACGGCTGCGGAATGGATGCCGGGCAGATGGAAAAGGCTGTGTATGGGCATGATGCCGACCGCAAGGGTTATGCGCTCTCCAACCTCCGGAGCAGGCTCAGCCTGCATTACGGGGAGTCGGCATCTATTAACTTCAGGAGTATCCCAGACATCGAGACGACCGTTACCATCACAATCCCGTTCATGTAG
- a CDS encoding alginate lyase family protein has protein sequence MNDYYLSQLELRRTAAYYARHFPGEAEASIAIADHAVVNEFIVPYTHDLSRWVPLGDPVNWLHNPSKDPEFTWGINRHWHMPDLGKAYLMNGNPEYVSAFINHYRGWRKQNPVPVVPSYEEGVFFQKLGPWRLLETGLRVQSWISAYKYMEDSPLLTEPFHAEFLQGLEEHAEFLTRYLGSTEINHAIMHMQGLFMIATFYHWHPSAPYWRQLASERLELCLLHQVGPEGVQIELTTHYHNASIEMFGTPYLLGQLSGYPFSEWFGNQLRKMAVFTEALIRPDQQSTGVGDSDWVSNGRQRLTLLGAILEDDELICRGADSSESLWLLGAEKYERYMRLQAAYKPSTASRAFPQTGYYVMRDEQQYLFFDAAAMGGAHGHADALNLEWMWRQQLLFTDTGRYTYEEGEWRHYFKSTRAHNTITVDGEDQTPYVSTQQWGTPAAEAKTYRWESNSRYHFIDASHDGYTRLSDPVTHRRWVLLGSEVPIMLLADWLEAEAEEHELEQRFHLHPEAVVELLKGETGSLGASVVYPGSSVKLAIQWTTAGLAEERFTVSEQQGWVSKIYGSKAGTPVLQGQAAFSGKAGILTVCLPEDSTVNGETLRLTTCEIDPARQRVEVNYMYGATFGTVVIDSTTLEWRGMDDGQC, from the coding sequence ATGAACGACTATTACCTGTCGCAGCTCGAATTGCGCAGGACTGCGGCATATTATGCCCGCCATTTTCCCGGCGAAGCCGAAGCGTCGATTGCCATTGCCGATCATGCCGTGGTCAATGAATTTATCGTGCCTTATACTCATGACTTGAGCCGTTGGGTTCCGTTGGGCGATCCGGTGAACTGGCTGCATAATCCCTCCAAGGACCCGGAGTTCACCTGGGGAATCAATCGGCATTGGCATATGCCGGATTTAGGCAAAGCATACCTGATGAATGGCAATCCGGAGTACGTCTCCGCGTTTATCAACCATTATCGCGGTTGGCGGAAGCAGAACCCGGTTCCAGTCGTTCCGTCCTATGAAGAAGGAGTTTTCTTCCAGAAGCTTGGTCCTTGGCGGCTGCTGGAAACCGGTTTGCGCGTGCAGTCCTGGATCTCTGCCTACAAATATATGGAGGACAGCCCACTGTTGACGGAACCGTTTCACGCCGAATTTTTACAGGGTCTGGAAGAACATGCTGAGTTCCTCACCCGGTATCTGGGCAGTACCGAAATTAATCATGCCATTATGCATATGCAAGGTCTGTTCATGATCGCCACGTTCTATCATTGGCATCCGAGTGCGCCGTATTGGCGGCAGTTGGCGTCCGAGCGGCTGGAGCTTTGCCTGCTTCATCAGGTTGGTCCCGAAGGGGTACAGATTGAGCTTACGACCCATTATCACAATGCCAGCATCGAAATGTTCGGCACCCCCTACCTACTGGGCCAACTGTCCGGTTATCCCTTCTCCGAATGGTTCGGCAATCAACTTCGCAAAATGGCGGTATTCACGGAGGCGCTTATCCGGCCGGACCAGCAGTCTACCGGAGTCGGCGACTCCGACTGGGTCAGCAACGGGCGACAGCGGCTGACGCTGTTGGGCGCGATTCTCGAAGATGACGAACTGATCTGCCGGGGGGCGGATAGCTCGGAAAGCCTGTGGCTGCTCGGGGCGGAGAAATACGAACGTTATATGCGGCTTCAGGCTGCTTACAAGCCTTCAACGGCGAGCCGGGCATTCCCACAGACAGGGTACTATGTGATGCGGGATGAGCAGCAGTATTTGTTTTTTGACGCTGCCGCTATGGGCGGGGCGCACGGTCATGCCGATGCGCTTAATCTGGAATGGATGTGGAGGCAGCAGCTTCTCTTCACCGATACCGGGCGGTATACCTACGAAGAAGGGGAATGGCGTCATTATTTCAAAAGCACGCGAGCGCATAATACGATCACTGTGGACGGCGAGGACCAGACGCCGTATGTATCCACGCAGCAATGGGGCACGCCTGCGGCTGAAGCGAAGACATACCGCTGGGAGAGCAACAGCCGTTATCATTTCATTGATGCTTCCCATGACGGCTATACTCGCTTGTCCGATCCTGTAACACATCGCAGATGGGTGCTGCTTGGCTCAGAGGTTCCGATTATGCTGCTAGCGGATTGGCTGGAAGCCGAAGCGGAAGAGCACGAGCTTGAGCAACGGTTTCATCTGCACCCGGAAGCTGTAGTAGAGCTGTTGAAGGGCGAGACGGGTAGTCTGGGCGCTTCCGTAGTTTATCCGGGTTCTTCTGTCAAGCTTGCTATACAGTGGACAACGGCCGGGTTGGCGGAAGAGCGCTTCACAGTCAGCGAACAACAGGGCTGGGTATCGAAAATATACGGCTCCAAGGCGGGGACGCCTGTGTTGCAGGGACAGGCCGCTTTTTCGGGAAAAGCGGGTATTCTTACGGTGTGTCTGCCGGAGGATTCGACCGTTAACGGCGAAACGCTTCGCCTGACTACGTGCGAGATCGATCCTGCGCGCCAGCGGGTGGAGGTAAATTATATGTATGGCGCCACTTTTGGAACCGTCGTAATTGACAGTACCACGCTGGAATGGAGGGGCATGGATGACGGCCAATGCTAA
- a CDS encoding ROK family protein: MTVPRWNGGAWMTANAKLDTTVAWIAGIDVGGTKTLFCLASEDGRIGGKRKLDTRLSRDPKSFMEWLFAELEQFCQAHGTGLSELTGVGIGFPGVMNEQTGILSSAPALDWPAEDIRPWIAHNYKGIVVLDNDVNMAALGEQCKGAAAGCDHFIMITVGTGIGGALYLNGQLYKGATFSAGEIGYFVIEMDRETLSAGQSGVLERFGALENQASGTGIALQAARCMEDGELCPVLSLQAAGGPVTAKHVFAAAEEGSQIAAHVLDRAYHLMAVAIANLTITLNPQLVVLGGGVVEKNAEYAGELAKRVSALSPVAVDIRKAALGNEAGATGAVEAIRRALGRKCLK; the protein is encoded by the coding sequence TTGACAGTACCACGCTGGAATGGAGGGGCATGGATGACGGCCAATGCTAAGCTGGACACAACCGTCGCATGGATCGCAGGAATTGATGTCGGCGGCACCAAGACCTTGTTTTGCCTGGCCAGCGAGGACGGAAGGATTGGAGGCAAACGCAAGCTCGATACGCGGCTGAGCAGGGACCCGAAAAGCTTTATGGAATGGCTGTTTGCCGAGCTGGAGCAATTTTGCCAGGCCCACGGCACCGGACTGTCCGAACTGACCGGAGTAGGCATCGGCTTTCCGGGAGTGATGAACGAGCAGACCGGCATTCTGTCCAGCGCTCCCGCACTGGACTGGCCCGCAGAGGATATTCGCCCGTGGATTGCGCACAACTATAAAGGAATCGTGGTGCTGGACAATGATGTGAACATGGCGGCGCTTGGGGAGCAGTGCAAGGGTGCAGCGGCTGGCTGTGACCATTTTATAATGATTACGGTCGGCACTGGCATCGGCGGTGCCTTGTATCTGAACGGGCAGCTGTATAAAGGGGCGACCTTCTCCGCTGGGGAGATCGGGTACTTCGTGATCGAAATGGATCGGGAGACGCTGTCCGCAGGGCAGAGTGGTGTCTTGGAGAGGTTCGGGGCGTTGGAGAATCAAGCTTCCGGTACTGGCATCGCGTTACAGGCGGCACGTTGTATGGAAGACGGGGAGCTGTGCCCGGTGCTCTCGCTGCAGGCGGCTGGCGGTCCGGTCACGGCCAAGCATGTCTTCGCGGCGGCCGAAGAGGGCAGCCAGATCGCGGCCCACGTGTTGGATCGGGCTTATCATCTGATGGCCGTTGCCATCGCCAACTTGACCATCACGCTTAATCCACAGCTTGTTGTGCTGGGTGGCGGCGTCGTGGAGAAAAATGCGGAATATGCTGGCGAATTGGCCAAACGTGTCTCAGCATTAAGTCCTGTTGCCGTGGACATCCGCAAGGCAGCGCTTGGCAACGAAGCGGGCGCGACTGGAGCGGTCGAGGCCATCAGGAGAGCGCTTGGTCGGAAATGCCTGAAATAG
- a CDS encoding cupin domain-containing protein, whose amino-acid sequence MIIKNEEAKTHVIDGSSSRKILGMGGTLMMVEVTFRKGGVGEVHSHDKHEQVSYIVKGSFEVRVGDETCILKAGDSFYAGYNVLHGVKALEDSVILDVFNPFREDFLEDQQ is encoded by the coding sequence ATGATTATCAAAAATGAGGAAGCAAAAACGCATGTCATTGACGGAAGCAGCTCCCGTAAAATTCTCGGTATGGGCGGAACGCTGATGATGGTGGAGGTCACCTTTCGCAAGGGCGGGGTCGGAGAAGTCCATTCCCACGATAAGCATGAGCAGGTCAGCTATATTGTAAAAGGAAGCTTCGAGGTCCGGGTCGGCGACGAGACGTGCATTCTCAAGGCAGGAGATAGCTTCTACGCGGGTTATAACGTTCTGCATGGCGTGAAGGCGCTGGAAGACTCCGTTATTCTTGATGTGTTCAATCCGTTCCGGGAAGATTTCCTTGAGGATCAGCAATGA